The Pseudolabrys sp. FHR47 genome contains a region encoding:
- the malQ gene encoding 4-alpha-glucanotransferase: MNDMVAEAERWGIEPGYHDVFGHWHAVPEDTIKRLLLSLRRDGASPVQTEAEPAFADHDRAFQGDGRRVWGLAVQLYALRSARNWGHGDFGDLKRLIETTAPLGAAAIGLNPLHALFPEDAERASPYGPNSRLFLNVLYIDVQAIPEFGGLTAAEQAEAARLRGLDLIDYGAVARLKLAALARAYAGFRAGATAKRLSDFDAFREEQGEALLRFCCFEVLRRQLSPRPWPEWPAPWRTPDKAALSDFYESHYACGFVAFCQWIADRQLAACKETARQLGMPVGLYVDLAVGIDRHGADAWSDQDTVLSDASAGAPPDEFNPAGQDWGLAPFHPSHISSNDFASLRRLLRATMRHAGAVRIDHVLGLKRMFLMPVGAGAKNGAYVRYPFEAMLRVIADESRKARCVVIGEDLGTVPDGFRDTMMRWGLWTYRVLLFERRHDGEFAAPQTYPEQALATFNTHDLPTFRGWITGHDLRTKNEIGVDPGETAEARTWWQGALRRLLGEFGGGRSSEDFAAVAAVLGATPSKLAMVGLDDVVDALDQPNIPGTVAEHPNWRRKLPVSLEELASHAELAAVAEAFAQAGRKT, translated from the coding sequence ATGAACGATATGGTCGCAGAAGCCGAGCGCTGGGGCATCGAGCCGGGCTATCATGATGTCTTCGGCCACTGGCACGCCGTGCCAGAAGACACGATCAAACGTCTTTTGCTGTCGCTTCGACGCGACGGCGCAAGTCCTGTTCAGACAGAAGCGGAGCCCGCATTCGCCGATCATGACCGCGCGTTTCAGGGCGATGGCCGCCGCGTCTGGGGCCTCGCGGTGCAGCTCTATGCGCTACGGTCGGCGCGCAACTGGGGACATGGCGACTTCGGCGACCTCAAGCGGCTGATCGAGACCACCGCGCCGCTCGGTGCCGCGGCCATCGGCCTCAACCCGCTGCACGCGCTGTTTCCGGAAGATGCGGAGCGGGCGAGCCCCTATGGGCCGAACAGCCGGCTGTTCCTGAATGTGCTCTATATAGATGTGCAGGCGATCCCCGAGTTTGGCGGGCTTACCGCTGCGGAGCAGGCCGAAGCAGCGCGTCTGCGGGGGCTCGACCTGATCGACTACGGCGCGGTCGCGCGACTGAAACTCGCGGCATTGGCACGCGCCTATGCTGGCTTCAGGGCCGGAGCCACAGCCAAGCGGCTCTCCGATTTCGATGCCTTTCGCGAGGAGCAAGGGGAAGCTTTGCTGCGCTTCTGCTGCTTCGAAGTATTGCGCCGGCAGTTGTCGCCGCGACCCTGGCCGGAATGGCCGGCGCCATGGCGAACGCCGGACAAGGCGGCACTGTCGGACTTCTACGAGTCGCACTATGCCTGCGGCTTCGTCGCGTTCTGCCAGTGGATCGCCGACCGTCAACTGGCCGCGTGCAAGGAGACGGCGCGCCAGCTCGGCATGCCGGTTGGGCTCTATGTCGATCTCGCTGTCGGCATCGACCGCCACGGCGCCGACGCCTGGAGCGATCAGGACACGGTGCTGTCCGATGCCTCGGCCGGGGCGCCGCCCGATGAGTTCAATCCGGCGGGGCAGGATTGGGGTCTCGCGCCGTTTCATCCATCGCACATCTCGTCGAACGATTTTGCTTCGCTGCGCCGGTTGCTGCGCGCGACCATGCGCCATGCCGGCGCCGTGCGCATCGACCATGTTCTCGGCCTGAAGCGCATGTTTCTGATGCCCGTCGGCGCCGGCGCGAAGAATGGCGCTTATGTGCGCTATCCGTTCGAGGCGATGTTGCGTGTCATTGCCGATGAAAGCCGCAAGGCGCGTTGCGTGGTGATCGGCGAAGACCTCGGCACGGTGCCGGACGGCTTTCGCGACACGATGATGCGTTGGGGGCTGTGGACCTATCGCGTGCTGCTCTTCGAGCGCCGGCATGATGGAGAGTTCGCCGCGCCGCAGACCTATCCCGAGCAGGCGCTGGCGACCTTCAATACGCACGACCTGCCGACCTTCCGCGGCTGGATCACGGGCCACGACCTGCGGACGAAGAACGAGATCGGCGTCGATCCCGGCGAGACTGCGGAAGCGCGGACCTGGTGGCAGGGCGCGCTGCGCCGGCTGCTGGGGGAGTTCGGCGGCGGCCGCTCGTCCGAGGACTTCGCCGCGGTCGCCGCGGTGCTCGGCGCGACGCCGTCGAAGCTGGCGATGGTCGGTCTCGACGATGTTGTCGACGCGCTCGATCAGCCCAACATTCCGGGCACGGTGGCCGAGCATCCGAACTGGCGGCGCAAGCTGCCGGTCAGTCTCGAAGAGCTTGCGAGCCATGCTGAGCTGGCGGCCGTGGCCGAGGCCTTCGCGCAGGCGGGACGCAAGACTTAA
- a CDS encoding glycogen/starch/alpha-glucan phosphorylase — MQDGSMQQSGAVPISKRHAASSPAENELSAAIGEKLTYGLGKSFDTATDNDWYHATALAVRDRVVDVWMASRRHTKAQRKKRVYYLSIEFLIGRLLLDALTNLRLVEPARRALAEYGVDLDRLRTGEPDAALGNGGLGRLAACFLDSMSALQIPAFGYGIRYENGLFEQRIVDGWQHEVPEDWLATGNPWEFMRPELRYPVGFGGRVEYVGAPGPTARAMWYPDEIVFALPFDTPIVGWRGRHANTLRLWSARAADPIHLETFNRGDLVGATAARARAEAISRVLYPNDGTAIGQELRLRQEFFFTSATLQDLTRRHIEEFGTLDTLPDQAAVQLNDTHPAIAVAELMRILVDENEIEWTKAWHITRATLSYTNHTLLPEALETWPVDLMGRLLPRHLQIIYAINWLHLRELDSRGLGEPELVARVSLVHEDDQRRIRMANLAFIGTHTVNGVSALHTRLLRDNVFGDLARSSATRIVNKTNGITFRRWLFEANPKLTSLLVDTLGESVLDDPARLTELAGLAGDAKFMARYEYARLANKTALATLLRSKTGVKVDPHALFDVQIKRIHEYKRQLLNLLETIALYQDIRANPNANHAPRVKIFAGKAAASYDRAKLIIKLANDVAQVVNNDPAVDDRLKVVFVPNYSASLAEAIIPAADVSEQISTAGLEASGTGNMKLALNGAITIGTLDGANIEICEHVGRDNVVIFGLEAADVAERQKRHFRGEVAIAASPRLAAAIDALASGQFADGDRDRYAPLVMALRDYDRFMVAADFDAYWEAQRSIDRLWRSPPDWWRMSILNTAHMGWFSSDRTIREYAEDIWRVPVA, encoded by the coding sequence ATGCAGGACGGTTCGATGCAGCAAAGCGGCGCAGTTCCCATTTCCAAGCGGCACGCGGCCAGCTCACCGGCGGAAAATGAACTGAGCGCCGCGATCGGTGAGAAACTGACCTACGGTCTGGGCAAGAGCTTCGACACCGCGACGGACAACGACTGGTATCACGCCACGGCACTGGCGGTGCGCGATCGCGTCGTCGATGTCTGGATGGCGTCGCGTCGCCACACAAAGGCGCAGCGCAAGAAGCGCGTTTACTACCTCTCGATCGAGTTTCTCATCGGCCGGCTGCTGCTGGATGCGCTGACCAATCTCCGTCTGGTCGAGCCGGCGCGCCGGGCACTGGCCGAATACGGCGTCGATCTCGATCGCCTGCGCACCGGCGAACCGGATGCCGCGCTCGGCAATGGCGGCCTGGGTCGCCTCGCCGCCTGTTTTCTCGACAGCATGTCGGCGCTGCAGATTCCGGCCTTTGGCTACGGCATTCGCTACGAGAACGGCCTGTTCGAGCAGCGCATCGTCGATGGCTGGCAGCACGAAGTGCCGGAGGATTGGCTCGCCACCGGCAATCCGTGGGAGTTCATGCGGCCCGAACTGCGCTATCCGGTCGGCTTCGGCGGGCGCGTGGAGTATGTCGGTGCGCCGGGGCCGACCGCGCGCGCCATGTGGTATCCTGACGAGATCGTGTTCGCCCTGCCCTTTGACACGCCGATCGTCGGCTGGCGCGGCCGCCATGCCAATACGCTGCGACTCTGGTCGGCCCGGGCTGCCGATCCGATCCACCTCGAGACCTTCAATCGCGGCGACCTTGTCGGCGCCACCGCGGCGCGCGCCCGGGCCGAAGCGATCTCGCGCGTTCTCTATCCGAACGACGGCACCGCCATCGGCCAGGAGCTGCGGCTGCGGCAGGAATTCTTCTTCACCTCGGCGACGCTGCAGGATCTGACGCGGCGACACATCGAGGAATTCGGCACGCTCGACACATTGCCCGATCAGGCCGCCGTGCAGCTCAACGATACGCATCCGGCCATCGCCGTGGCCGAGCTGATGCGCATCCTGGTCGACGAGAACGAGATCGAGTGGACCAAGGCCTGGCACATTACCCGCGCCACATTGAGCTACACCAACCACACTTTGTTGCCCGAGGCGCTGGAGACCTGGCCGGTCGATCTCATGGGCCGTCTACTGCCGCGTCACCTGCAGATCATCTACGCCATCAACTGGCTGCATCTGCGCGAACTCGACAGCCGCGGCCTCGGCGAGCCGGAACTCGTCGCGCGCGTATCGCTGGTGCATGAGGACGACCAGCGCCGCATCCGCATGGCGAACCTCGCCTTCATCGGCACGCATACCGTCAACGGCGTCTCGGCGCTGCATACCCGGCTGCTGCGCGACAATGTGTTCGGCGATCTCGCACGCTCGTCGGCGACCCGCATCGTCAACAAGACCAACGGCATCACCTTCCGCCGCTGGCTCTTCGAGGCCAATCCCAAACTGACGTCCCTGCTGGTCGACACCCTCGGCGAGAGCGTGCTCGACGATCCGGCGCGGCTCACCGAACTTGCCGGGCTTGCCGGCGATGCCAAATTCATGGCGCGCTACGAATATGCCCGGCTCGCCAACAAGACCGCGCTCGCCACGCTGCTGCGTTCGAAGACCGGCGTCAAGGTCGATCCGCATGCCCTGTTCGACGTGCAGATCAAGCGCATCCACGAATACAAGCGCCAGCTCCTCAATCTCCTCGAGACCATCGCGCTCTACCAGGACATCCGCGCCAACCCGAACGCCAACCACGCCCCCCGCGTCAAGATCTTCGCCGGCAAGGCGGCCGCCAGCTACGACCGCGCCAAGCTGATCATCAAACTGGCGAACGACGTCGCCCAGGTCGTCAACAACGATCCTGCCGTCGACGATCGCCTCAAGGTCGTGTTCGTGCCCAATTACAGCGCCAGCCTCGCCGAGGCGATCATCCCCGCCGCCGACGTCTCCGAGCAGATATCGACCGCCGGGCTGGAAGCCTCCGGCACCGGCAACATGAAACTCGCGCTCAACGGCGCGATCACCATCGGCACCCTGGACGGCGCCAATATCGAAATCTGCGAGCATGTCGGCCGCGACAATGTCGTGATCTTCGGCCTCGAGGCCGCCGACGTGGCAGAACGGCAGAAGCGCCACTTCCGCGGCGAAGTCGCCATCGCCGCCTCGCCGCGCCTTGCCGCCGCGATCGACGCCCTCGCCTCCGGCCAGTTTGCCGACGGCGATCGCGATCGCTACGCCCCGCTCGTCATGGCGCTGCGCGACTATGACCGCTTCATGGTCGCCGCCGACTTCGACGCCTATTGGGAGGCGCAGCGGTCCATCGACCGCCTTTGGCGCTCGCCGCCGGACTGGTGGCGCATGAGCATTCTCAACACGGCGCACATGGGCTGGTTCTCGTCCGATCGCACCATTCGCGAATACGCCGAGGACATCTGGCGCGTGCCGGTCGCCTGA
- a CDS encoding alpha-1,4-glucan--maltose-1-phosphate maltosyltransferase, with the protein MGLFEQKQTIEQSPSDPTGPRFHIEGIFPGVDGGRYAVKRIAGEIVDVWADIFRDGHDVLAAALIWRREGEPDWHREPMQLHSNDRWHGRFVPPEPGYYLFAIEAWTDQYGTWRKEFTLKRAAGQDVTLEAREGYDLLLQLLPSQAEARHVADTAARRYAAEMDPGVLLDDDLAAVMAEHGARPDLTRSPSVPLVADRERARASAWYEMVPRSQSRVPGQHGTFRDCIARVPEIADLGFDVLYLTPIHPVGRTNRKGKNNAVKAEPGDVGSFYAIGNEHGGHDAIEPQLGTLDDFRDLVSVCHRHGMEIALDIAIQCSPDHPWLKQHPEWFSRRPDGSIRYAENPPKKYEDIVNPDFYCDDRIGLWTALRDVFLFWVGHGVRIFRVDNPHTKPFPFWEWLIREVQSRDPGVIFLAEAFTRPKVMKGLAKLGFTQSYTYFTWRTHKAEIEAYLAELTGYPERDYYRPNFFVTTPDILPVQLQTGEPWLFKARAALAATASSNYGIYNGFELIEYEPLPGREEYINSEKYEIRTRDWNKPGNIKDYLKRLNTIRRANPAMLQTADLRFLQTNDGNVTGFLKESPGGDNAIACAIALSRTPKEFWLHFGDLTIGPPDDRRPVRAAENLVTGERHLLEWNGLRVRIEPDRDPALLLRCEV; encoded by the coding sequence ATGGGACTTTTCGAGCAGAAGCAGACAATTGAACAATCCCCGAGTGATCCGACCGGCCCTCGATTCCACATCGAGGGAATTTTCCCCGGCGTGGATGGTGGCCGCTACGCAGTTAAACGCATTGCCGGCGAAATCGTCGACGTCTGGGCGGATATTTTTCGCGACGGTCACGATGTGCTCGCCGCCGCGCTGATCTGGCGGCGCGAAGGCGAACCGGACTGGCACCGCGAGCCGATGCAGCTGCACAGCAACGACCGCTGGCATGGTCGCTTCGTGCCGCCCGAGCCGGGATACTATCTCTTCGCGATTGAAGCCTGGACCGACCAGTACGGAACGTGGCGCAAGGAGTTCACGCTCAAGCGCGCCGCCGGACAGGACGTCACGCTCGAGGCCCGTGAGGGCTATGACCTGCTGCTCCAGCTTCTCCCCTCCCAGGCCGAAGCGCGTCACGTCGCCGATACCGCCGCGCGCCGCTACGCCGCCGAAATGGACCCCGGCGTCCTGCTCGACGACGATCTCGCGGCCGTCATGGCCGAGCATGGCGCCCGTCCCGATCTGACGCGCAGCCCGAGCGTGCCGCTGGTCGCCGATCGCGAACGCGCGCGCGCCAGCGCCTGGTACGAAATGGTACCGCGCAGCCAGAGCCGCGTGCCCGGCCAGCACGGCACCTTTCGCGACTGCATCGCGCGCGTGCCGGAAATCGCCGATCTTGGTTTCGACGTGCTTTATCTCACGCCGATCCATCCCGTCGGTCGCACCAACCGCAAGGGCAAGAACAATGCCGTCAAGGCCGAGCCCGGCGACGTCGGCTCGTTCTATGCCATCGGCAACGAGCATGGCGGCCACGATGCGATCGAACCGCAGCTCGGCACGCTCGACGATTTTCGCGACCTCGTCTCCGTCTGCCACCGACATGGCATGGAGATCGCGCTCGACATCGCCATCCAATGCTCGCCAGACCATCCCTGGCTGAAGCAGCACCCGGAATGGTTCAGCCGGCGGCCCGACGGCTCGATCCGCTATGCCGAGAATCCGCCGAAGAAGTACGAGGACATCGTCAACCCGGACTTCTATTGCGACGACCGCATCGGGCTGTGGACCGCGCTGCGTGACGTCTTCCTGTTCTGGGTCGGCCACGGCGTTCGCATCTTCCGTGTCGATAATCCGCACACCAAGCCGTTCCCATTCTGGGAGTGGCTCATCCGCGAAGTGCAGTCGCGCGACCCCGGCGTTATCTTTCTTGCCGAAGCCTTCACCCGGCCGAAGGTGATGAAGGGCCTCGCCAAGCTCGGCTTCACGCAATCCTACACATATTTTACCTGGCGCACGCACAAGGCCGAGATCGAGGCTTACCTTGCCGAGCTCACCGGCTATCCGGAGCGCGACTACTACCGCCCGAACTTCTTCGTCACCACGCCGGATATTCTCCCTGTTCAATTGCAGACGGGCGAGCCGTGGCTGTTCAAGGCGCGCGCCGCGCTCGCCGCGACGGCGTCATCGAACTACGGCATCTATAACGGCTTCGAATTGATCGAATACGAGCCCCTGCCCGGCCGCGAGGAATACATCAATTCGGAAAAGTACGAGATCCGCACCCGCGACTGGAACAAGCCGGGCAACATCAAGGACTATCTCAAGCGCCTCAACACGATCCGGCGCGCCAATCCGGCTATGCTGCAAACCGCCGATCTGCGCTTCCTGCAGACCAATGACGGCAACGTCACCGGTTTCCTCAAGGAGTCGCCCGGCGGCGACAATGCGATTGCCTGCGCCATCGCGCTGAGCCGCACGCCCAAAGAGTTCTGGCTGCATTTCGGCGACCTCACGATCGGACCGCCGGACGACCGCCGCCCGGTGCGCGCGGCCGAAAACCTCGTCACCGGCGAGCGCCATCTGCTCGAATGGAACGGCCTGCGTGTT
- a CDS encoding ferritin-like domain-containing protein, which yields MSKVKTLDTLFHDTLKDIYFAEKKILVALPKMAKAAQSDELRAAFEKHEAETEGQVERLEKVFAEIDAKPQGKTCDAIMGIIEEGKEIMEEYDGSPALDAGLLAAAQAVEHYEISRYGTLVAWAEKLGMTQAAKLLQQNLDEEEKTDEALTGLADTAINEMAEAAE from the coding sequence ATGTCAAAAGTTAAAACCCTCGACACGCTTTTCCACGACACCCTGAAAGACATCTATTTCGCCGAAAAGAAGATCCTCGTCGCGCTACCCAAGATGGCGAAAGCCGCGCAAAGCGATGAACTGCGCGCCGCCTTCGAGAAGCACGAAGCCGAGACCGAAGGTCAGGTGGAGCGCCTCGAGAAGGTATTCGCGGAAATCGATGCCAAGCCTCAAGGCAAAACCTGCGACGCCATCATGGGCATCATCGAGGAAGGCAAGGAGATCATGGAGGAATATGACGGCTCCCCGGCGCTCGATGCCGGCCTCCTCGCCGCCGCCCAGGCCGTCGAGCACTATGAAATATCACGCTACGGCACGCTGGTCGCGTGGGCAGAGAAGCTCGGCATGACCCAGGCCGCCAAGCTGCTTCAGCAGAATCTCGACGAGGAAGAGAAGACTGACGAAGCTTTGACCGGTCTGGCCGACACGGCGATCAACGAGATGGCCGAAGCCGCGGAATAG
- the narI gene encoding respiratory nitrate reductase subunit gamma, which produces MRDMINYIVFGWYPYLCLTVFLLGSLVRFDREQYTWRSGSSQLLRRRQLTWGSNLFHVGILAIFAGHFVGLLTPIWVFDTLGISHTFKQWMAIVIGGVAGVACFVGMTLLIHRRLFDARIRTTSSFGDIAILLILYVQLILGLSTIFVSLGHLDGHEMVKFMTWAQGILTLQPGVAAQIADVHPIFKAHLFLGMTIFLVFPFTRLVHIWSAPVWYLGRRGYQVVRTRRPMIPAE; this is translated from the coding sequence ATGCGCGACATGATCAATTACATCGTCTTCGGCTGGTACCCTTACCTCTGCCTCACTGTCTTCCTGCTGGGCAGCCTGGTGCGTTTCGACCGCGAGCAATATACGTGGCGCTCGGGCTCGAGCCAGCTCCTGCGCCGCCGGCAACTGACCTGGGGCTCCAATCTGTTCCATGTCGGCATTCTGGCGATCTTCGCCGGGCACTTCGTCGGCCTCTTAACGCCGATCTGGGTGTTCGACACGCTCGGCATCTCGCACACCTTCAAACAATGGATGGCCATCGTCATCGGCGGCGTCGCCGGCGTTGCCTGCTTCGTCGGCATGACGCTGCTCATCCACCGCCGCCTGTTCGACGCGCGCATCCGCACGACCTCGTCGTTCGGCGACATCGCCATCCTGCTCATTCTCTATGTGCAGCTCATCTTGGGCCTGAGCACCATCTTCGTCTCGCTCGGTCATCTCGACGGCCATGAGATGGTGAAGTTCATGACCTGGGCGCAGGGCATCCTCACCTTGCAGCCGGGTGTCGCGGCGCAGATCGCCGACGTGCACCCGATCTTCAAGGCGCACCTGTTCCTCGGCATGACGATCTTCCTGGTGTTCCCGTTCACGCGCCTCGTCCACATCTGGAGCGCGCCGGTCTGGTATCTCGGCCGTCGCGGCTATCAGGTGGTGCGCACGCGGCGCCCGATGATCCCGGCGGAGTGA
- a CDS encoding Crp/Fnr family transcriptional regulator has protein sequence MPFIEPLITKLESIGTLSAKDRNLLDSLPIVSRRLTPQEYLLHQGDRPTNSAVVLEGVMARFQELPDGDRQVVSFHLRGDAPDLHTLFINRMDHSLVAITDCLVGLIAHTELRHIMPASPSLTALLWRVTLIDAAVFRQWIANNGRRGALAGTAHLLCELIVRARAIGDLTTDEAWRMPFTQQQLGDALGLSLVHTNRTLKTLREANAAVIDRGYLRVLDWEKLQQLAGFDPTYLHLKHEN, from the coding sequence ATGCCGTTTATCGAACCCCTCATCACCAAACTTGAATCAATCGGGACGCTGAGCGCCAAGGACCGCAACCTCCTCGACAGCCTGCCGATTGTCTCCCGCCGGCTGACGCCGCAGGAGTATCTGCTGCATCAGGGCGACCGGCCGACGAACAGCGCGGTGGTGCTGGAGGGAGTCATGGCCCGATTCCAGGAGCTTCCTGACGGCGACCGCCAGGTGGTCTCATTTCATCTGCGCGGAGATGCGCCCGACCTGCACACGCTGTTCATCAATCGCATGGATCACTCACTGGTGGCGATCACCGACTGTCTTGTCGGGCTGATCGCGCACACCGAGTTGCGGCACATCATGCCGGCCTCACCGTCCCTCACCGCCCTGCTCTGGCGCGTCACCTTGATCGATGCCGCCGTATTTCGGCAATGGATCGCCAATAACGGACGGCGTGGCGCGCTGGCGGGAACGGCACACCTGTTGTGCGAATTGATCGTCCGCGCTCGCGCGATTGGAGACCTGACAACCGACGAAGCATGGCGCATGCCGTTCACGCAGCAACAGCTCGGCGACGCTCTGGGATTGAGCCTGGTGCACACCAATCGCACTCTCAAGACCCTGCGCGAAGCCAACGCCGCCGTGATCGACCGCGGCTATTTGCGTGTTCTCGACTGGGAAAAATTGCAACAGCTCGCCGGCTTCGACCCCACATACCTGCATCTGAAACATGAAAATTGA
- a CDS encoding peptidylprolyl isomerase, which translates to MAVSIEVRFPTKTTEKPVKVSVNGVTIPRDDIVREMQNHPADKPFAAWQQAARALVVRELLMQRAQALGLSAEPLTEDGRRETEDEALMRALVDSEVAVPEPDDATCRRYYDSNRARFRSPDIYEASHILFAAPAEDKDASAEARADAEAVLATLQDDPDAFAALAQAYSRCPSAAQGGNLGQLTLDQVTAEFADALETMKAGELCLTPVETRYGIHIIRLDRKVEGRTLPYEAVAERIADYLRDSVMHRAQAQYVARLVSAAQIDGVTLAGAAEHRVN; encoded by the coding sequence ATGGCGGTATCCATCGAAGTGCGCTTCCCGACGAAGACGACCGAAAAGCCGGTGAAGGTGAGCGTCAACGGCGTCACCATTCCGCGCGACGATATCGTGCGCGAAATGCAGAACCACCCGGCCGACAAGCCGTTCGCCGCGTGGCAACAGGCCGCCCGCGCGCTCGTCGTGCGCGAGCTGCTGATGCAGCGCGCCCAGGCGCTCGGCCTGAGCGCCGAGCCGCTGACGGAGGACGGGCGGCGCGAAACGGAAGACGAGGCGTTGATGCGGGCGCTGGTCGACAGCGAGGTCGCGGTGCCGGAGCCCGACGACGCGACCTGCCGGCGCTACTACGACAGCAACAGAGCCCGCTTCCGTTCGCCGGACATCTATGAGGCCTCGCACATTCTTTTTGCCGCACCGGCGGAGGACAAGGATGCGTCCGCCGAGGCGCGTGCCGATGCCGAGGCCGTGCTGGCGACGCTGCAGGACGACCCCGACGCCTTCGCCGCGCTGGCGCAGGCCTATTCGCGTTGCCCATCCGCGGCACAGGGCGGCAATCTCGGCCAGCTGACGCTCGATCAGGTGACGGCGGAGTTCGCCGACGCACTTGAGACCATGAAGGCCGGCGAGCTTTGCCTGACGCCGGTCGAAACCCGCTACGGCATTCACATCATTCGCCTCGACCGCAAAGTCGAGGGCCGGACGCTGCCTTACGAGGCCGTGGCCGAGCGCATCGCCGACTATCTGCGCGACAGCGTCATGCACCGCGCCCAGGCGCAATATGTCGCCCGGCTGGTGTCGGCGGCGCAGATCGACGGCGTGACGCTGGCCGGCGCCGCCGAGCATCGCGTGAACTGA
- a CDS encoding DUF2478 domain-containing protein, which translates to MSSNILAVVYSDGLAADRMLADIAYRLRDDGVVVAGLVQLNTFVRDRTKCDMAVEELYSRTVYQLSEDRGPAATGCRLDHTRLTEAAGLLSEALKKRPELVVLNKFGKVEAEGGGLRDALGHAVALELPLIVGVPYRNLDQWRNFASGLADECEVSAPDILHWLEAKGFALTADDYTPTTSNDLRP; encoded by the coding sequence ATGTCATCCAATATTCTCGCAGTGGTCTATTCCGACGGCCTCGCCGCCGACCGGATGCTGGCCGACATTGCCTACCGCCTGCGCGACGACGGCGTCGTTGTCGCCGGGCTGGTGCAGCTCAACACCTTCGTCCGCGACCGGACGAAATGCGACATGGCGGTCGAGGAGCTTTATTCGCGCACGGTCTACCAGCTCTCCGAAGATCGCGGGCCCGCCGCCACAGGCTGCCGGCTCGACCACACCAGGCTCACCGAGGCGGCCGGACTGCTTAGCGAAGCGCTGAAGAAACGTCCCGAACTGGTCGTGCTCAACAAGTTCGGCAAGGTCGAAGCCGAAGGCGGCGGCTTGCGCGACGCGTTGGGACACGCCGTCGCGCTCGAACTCCCGCTCATCGTTGGCGTGCCTTATCGCAATCTCGACCAGTGGCGTAATTTCGCCAGCGGCCTCGCCGACGAATGCGAGGTCTCGGCGCCGGATATCCTGCACTGGCTGGAAGCCAAGGGCTTCGCCTTAACGGCCGATGACTATACGCCGACGACGAGCAACGATCTGAGGCCATAG
- a CDS encoding carbonic anhydrase, with amino-acid sequence MCLDHLFDRNVAWAQAKTRDDPGYFVRMAGIQSPKLLWIGCSDSRVTANDVLGLDPGEVFVQRNIANMVHTSDMNLLAVLEYAVDVLNIEHVIVCGHYGCGGIQRALGDERTALVDHWLQPITMLYRKHRKLFDAIPDPAARIDRMCELNVEMQVRRIAAIPTVEKAWLRGQRLHLHGWLYGVTDGLLRDLGPHLSSIKERDELPSIDDRARQPIEPVSGMRQHALAAFNAV; translated from the coding sequence ATGTGCCTCGACCATCTGTTCGATCGCAATGTCGCCTGGGCGCAGGCCAAGACCCGAGACGACCCCGGTTATTTCGTGCGCATGGCCGGCATTCAGAGCCCGAAGCTATTGTGGATTGGCTGTTCGGATAGCCGCGTGACGGCGAACGACGTGCTCGGCCTCGATCCCGGCGAGGTGTTTGTTCAGCGCAATATCGCCAACATGGTGCACACCAGCGACATGAACCTGCTGGCCGTGCTCGAATATGCCGTCGATGTGCTCAACATCGAACACGTCATCGTCTGCGGACACTACGGCTGCGGCGGCATCCAGCGCGCCTTGGGCGACGAGCGCACGGCGCTGGTCGATCACTGGCTGCAGCCGATCACCATGCTGTACCGCAAGCATCGCAAGCTGTTCGACGCCATACCCGACCCGGCGGCGCGCATCGACCGCATGTGCGAATTGAACGTCGAGATGCAGGTACGCCGCATCGCGGCGATCCCGACCGTCGAGAAAGCCTGGCTGCGCGGGCAGCGGCTGCACCTGCATGGCTGGCTCTACGGCGTCACCGACGGCTTGCTGCGCGATCTCGGCCCGCATTTGTCGTCGATCAAGGAGCGCGATGAGCTTCCGAGCATCGACGACCGCGCCCGCCAGCCGATCGAGCCGGTGAGCGGGATGCGCCAGCACGCTTTGGCAGCGTTCAACGCGGTGTAG